The following are from one region of the Stigmatella ashevillena genome:
- a CDS encoding family 2B encapsulin nanocompartment shell protein has protein sequence MATPVKTDDGHEKQQMSLGTDAARQLATTTKSAPQMQGISSRWLLKLLPWVVVPGGTFRLNRRLSYDVGDGRVSFISTGAKVQVIPQELRELPLFRGFEDDEALAGLAARFVQKEFKAGEVITEAGKEADAIYLIAHGKVNKIGTGKYGDQTVLETLADGDHYSYRALLETQDFWQFTAKAVTPVTVLILPQSSFEAVVALSPSLQTHLEEFKALSKKKQDTSGQSPIELASGHKGEPILPGTFVDYETSPREYELSVAQTVLQIHTRVADLFNDPMNQTEEQLRLTVEALKERKEHELINNREFGLLHNADLKQRIHTRSGPPTPDDMDELLATVWKDPSFFLAHPRTIAAFGQECSRRGVYPTSIEMNGNMVPAWRGIPIMPCNKIPISDSRTSSIMLMRTGAHNQGVIGLHPGKIPDEIEPSLNVRFMGINEKAVMSYLVSTYFSAAVLIPDALGILESVEIGRN, from the coding sequence ATGGCGACTCCCGTGAAGACAGACGATGGGCACGAGAAGCAGCAGATGAGTCTTGGGACGGATGCGGCGCGCCAGTTGGCGACGACGACCAAGTCCGCCCCGCAGATGCAGGGAATCTCCTCGCGGTGGCTGCTGAAGCTGCTGCCGTGGGTGGTGGTCCCCGGCGGAACCTTCCGCCTCAACCGCCGCCTGAGCTATGACGTGGGCGATGGCAGGGTGTCCTTCATCAGCACCGGCGCCAAGGTGCAGGTCATTCCGCAGGAGCTTCGGGAACTTCCGCTGTTCCGTGGCTTCGAGGACGATGAGGCGTTGGCCGGCCTGGCGGCTCGCTTCGTTCAAAAGGAGTTCAAGGCCGGTGAGGTCATCACCGAGGCGGGCAAGGAAGCCGATGCGATCTATCTGATCGCCCACGGCAAGGTGAACAAGATCGGCACCGGCAAGTACGGCGATCAGACCGTGCTCGAGACGCTGGCCGACGGTGACCACTACAGCTACCGGGCGCTGCTGGAGACGCAGGACTTCTGGCAGTTCACGGCCAAGGCGGTCACCCCCGTCACGGTGCTGATCCTGCCGCAGTCCTCGTTCGAGGCGGTGGTTGCCCTGTCGCCGTCGCTGCAAACGCACCTGGAGGAGTTCAAGGCGCTCTCGAAGAAGAAGCAGGACACGTCAGGTCAGTCCCCCATCGAGCTGGCCTCGGGTCACAAGGGCGAGCCCATCCTGCCGGGCACCTTCGTCGATTACGAGACGTCGCCTCGGGAGTATGAGCTGAGCGTCGCCCAGACGGTGTTGCAGATCCACACCCGCGTCGCCGACCTGTTCAACGACCCGATGAACCAGACCGAGGAGCAGCTCCGGCTGACCGTCGAGGCGCTGAAGGAGCGCAAGGAACACGAGCTGATCAACAACCGTGAGTTCGGGCTCCTGCACAACGCCGATCTCAAGCAGCGCATCCACACCCGCAGCGGGCCTCCGACCCCGGATGACATGGATGAGCTGCTGGCCACCGTGTGGAAGGACCCCTCGTTCTTCCTGGCCCACCCGCGCACCATCGCGGCCTTCGGCCAGGAGTGCAGCCGCCGGGGCGTCTACCCCACCAGCATCGAGATGAACGGCAACATGGTGCCGGCCTGGCGCGGCATTCCCATCATGCCCTGCAACAAGATTCCCATCAGCGACAGCCGCACCAGCTCCATCATGCTGATGCGCACAGGGGCGCACAACCAGGGCGTCATCGGTCTGCACCCGGGGAAGATTCCGGACGAGATCGAGCCCAGCCTGAATGTCCGGTTCATGGGCATCAACGAGAAGGCGGTCATGTCCTACCTCGTCAGCACGTATTTCTCCGCGGCCGTCCTCATCCCGGACGCACTCGGCATCCTCGAGAGCGTCGAAATCGGCCGCAACTAG
- a CDS encoding family 2 encapsulin nanocompartment cargo protein terpene cyclase: MADAQVKQPFKLPEFYVPWPARLNPHLEAARVHSKAWAYEMGIIGVPKDGSAPEIWNEAKFDAMDYALLCAYTHPEAPSLELDLVTDWYVWVFYFDDHFLDVYKRTKDQEGGRAYLDRLPAFMPVDLSTPVPEPTNPVERGLADLWGRTVPTKSEAWRRRFFESTKSLLEESNWELNNISERRVSNPIEYIEMRRKVGGAPWSADLVEHAVFAEIPARIAASRPMTVLKDTFSDGVHLRNDLFSYQREIEEEGELANCVLVFEKFLNVDAQRAANLVNEVLTSRLQQFENTTLTELPSLFEENALNPVERAHVLTYVRGLQDWQSGGHEWHMRSSRYMNKGSGDSGELPLGLSGMGLSAARFPFSASALGLSRFKSFTHTPYKPVGPVKLPKFYMPYSTSVSPHLDAARRHSKEWARQMGMLDSLPGLPGVFIWDDHKFDVADVALCGALIHPEASSEQLNLTAGWLVWGTYADDYFPAFYGYTRDMAGAKLFNARLSAFMPDGPCTAVPTNPVERGLADLWSRTSGPMTDNARRLFRRAIQDMTASWLWELANQIQHRIPDPVDYVEMRRKTFGSDLTMSLSRLAHGDAIPQEIFHTRPVRGLENSAADYACLTNDIFSYQKEIEFEGELNNGVLVVQSFLEIDSSQAVEVVNALMTARMRQFENTVAKELPILIRTAGLNEKAQEKLRTYVEKLQRWMCGVLRWHMAVDRYKEFELRNTRKPRRVVGGPSGRGTSAARLAALFGGNQSGIEKKLEKSGSST; the protein is encoded by the coding sequence ATGGCTGATGCGCAGGTCAAGCAACCCTTCAAACTGCCAGAATTCTATGTCCCCTGGCCAGCCCGGCTGAATCCTCATCTCGAGGCGGCCCGTGTGCACTCCAAGGCGTGGGCATATGAGATGGGAATCATCGGGGTGCCGAAGGATGGGAGCGCCCCGGAGATTTGGAATGAGGCGAAGTTCGATGCCATGGACTACGCCCTGCTCTGCGCATACACCCATCCCGAGGCCCCGAGCCTCGAACTGGACCTGGTGACCGATTGGTATGTCTGGGTCTTCTACTTCGATGATCACTTCCTCGATGTCTACAAGCGCACCAAGGATCAGGAGGGCGGGCGCGCGTACCTCGACCGGTTGCCCGCGTTCATGCCGGTGGACCTCTCCACTCCGGTGCCGGAGCCGACCAACCCCGTCGAGCGGGGGCTGGCCGATCTGTGGGGCCGCACCGTGCCCACCAAGTCCGAGGCATGGCGGCGCCGGTTCTTCGAGAGCACCAAGAGCCTCCTCGAAGAGTCCAACTGGGAGCTGAACAACATCAGCGAGCGCCGCGTCTCGAATCCCATCGAGTACATCGAGATGCGCCGCAAGGTCGGTGGGGCCCCCTGGTCCGCGGACCTTGTGGAGCACGCCGTCTTCGCCGAAATCCCCGCCCGGATTGCCGCCTCCCGGCCGATGACCGTCCTCAAGGACACGTTCTCTGACGGGGTGCACCTGCGCAATGACCTGTTCTCCTATCAGCGGGAAATCGAAGAGGAGGGGGAGCTCGCCAACTGCGTCTTGGTGTTCGAGAAATTCCTGAACGTTGATGCACAGCGCGCCGCCAACTTGGTCAACGAGGTGTTGACCTCCCGGCTCCAGCAGTTCGAGAACACGACGTTGACCGAGTTGCCTTCTCTCTTCGAAGAGAACGCTCTGAACCCGGTCGAGCGGGCCCATGTCCTCACCTATGTCCGGGGACTTCAGGACTGGCAGTCCGGCGGCCACGAGTGGCACATGCGCTCGAGCCGTTACATGAACAAAGGCTCTGGGGACAGTGGGGAACTGCCCTTGGGGCTCTCCGGCATGGGCCTGTCAGCGGCGCGTTTCCCGTTTTCGGCCAGCGCCCTGGGGTTGAGCCGGTTCAAGAGCTTCACCCATACGCCCTACAAGCCCGTGGGGCCGGTGAAGCTGCCGAAGTTCTACATGCCGTACTCCACGAGCGTGAGCCCCCACCTGGATGCCGCGCGCCGACATTCCAAGGAATGGGCGCGCCAGATGGGGATGCTGGACTCGCTGCCGGGCCTCCCGGGCGTCTTCATCTGGGATGACCACAAATTCGACGTGGCCGACGTGGCCCTGTGCGGGGCGTTGATCCACCCAGAGGCGTCCTCCGAGCAGCTCAACCTGACGGCGGGCTGGCTCGTCTGGGGAACCTACGCCGACGACTACTTCCCGGCGTTCTACGGATACACCCGCGACATGGCGGGGGCGAAGCTGTTCAACGCCCGGCTGTCAGCCTTCATGCCAGACGGACCCTGCACCGCGGTCCCCACCAACCCGGTGGAGCGGGGTCTGGCCGATCTGTGGTCCCGCACCTCGGGCCCGATGACCGATAACGCGCGGCGTTTGTTTCGCCGGGCCATCCAAGACATGACCGCGAGCTGGTTGTGGGAGCTTGCCAACCAGATCCAACACCGGATCCCAGATCCGGTCGATTATGTGGAGATGCGCCGCAAGACGTTTGGCTCGGATCTCACGATGAGCCTCTCCCGGCTGGCCCATGGGGATGCGATTCCTCAAGAGATCTTCCACACCCGGCCGGTGCGTGGGCTCGAGAACTCGGCGGCCGACTACGCCTGTCTGACCAACGACATCTTCTCCTACCAGAAAGAGATCGAATTCGAGGGCGAGCTCAACAACGGGGTGCTGGTCGTGCAGAGCTTCCTCGAGATCGACTCCTCGCAGGCCGTTGAGGTCGTCAACGCGCTGATGACCGCGCGGATGCGCCAGTTTGAAAACACCGTGGCGAAGGAATTGCCGATTTTGATTCGCACGGCTGGCTTGAATGAAAAAGCCCAAGAGAAGTTGCGCACGTATGTCGAGAAGCTGCAGCGCTGGATGTGCGGCGTGCTCCGGTGGCACATGGCGGTGGACCGCTACAAGGAATTCGAGTTGCGCAACACCCGGAAGCCAAGACGGGTGGTAGGGGGCCCCTCGGGGAGGGGCACCTCCGCGGCACGCCTTGCGGCGCTCTTCGGCGGCAACCAGTCTGGGATTGAAAAGAAGTTAGAGAAATCGGGTTCTTCTACTTAG
- a CDS encoding DUF5107 domain-containing protein, producing the protein MRTVSVRRATVEMPTYAPRAPDRNPMFLEKRVYQGSSGRIYPLPFIDRIAEEAVLQPWDAVFLENAFLQLMLLPQLGGRIHRALDKTHGYDLIYYQPVIKPALVGLAGPWISGGIEFNWPQHHRPSTFMPADVSVEHEPEGAITLWMSEHDPMARMKGMHGVRLRPDSAVIELRVRVYNRTADVQTFLWWANAAVRVHERYQSFFPPDVSYVADHAKRAMSTYPRASGPYYGVDYAARARQGVPPEERPRRDPADAADGFPPPPPDDLSWYANIPVPTSYMAMGSQEDFFGGYDHRARAGIVHVADHHIAPGKKQWTWGNHAFGRAWDRQLTEPDAKGEYAPYIELMAGVFTDNQPDFSFLQPGETKTWSQYWYPLRETGPVQQANLDAAVHLSVRDDEVRVAVAAPAPLPGAEIRLEARGKVLKRWKRELGPARPFVGTVALPRETGVEALTLSVRAGDGRELLRHTPRAPSQGPLPEAATESPIPSQVESTDELYLTGVHLEQYRHATRAPEAYWREALRRDSGDARCHTALGRWHLRRGELSEAEVHLRAAMARLTLRNPNPSDGEAHYQLGRCLRLRAWALGPEETGEATALRRDSEAAFHKATWNQAWRGASALALAELACQRKDWQAALVQTEESLHLDTQQLRARDLRAVILRQLGRGQEASAALADTLRMDPLDWWARDLSGEPLTCDNQVRLDLAWDYAQAGFYGEARRVLEQAPGAADGTAPLMAYSRAFFHEQDGEAREAKALRRAAREADPAYCFPARLEEELVLRAAVRAEPSDARAPFFLGHLLYDRRRHDEAIACWEQAVRREPANAIAWRNLGIAYYNVRKQPARARRAYERAFKANPGDARLLFERDQLWKRLGTAPRRRLRELQRHLSSVRERDDLAIELCALYNQTGQSGKARELLASRRFQPWEGGEGLVLGQHLRTHLLLGRAALAAGRAAEARKLFEAARAEPAHLGEARHLLASQGELDFWRGEALAAEGNPEGARSAWHAAASFRGDFQKMAVRPFSEMTYWSALACTRLGRRAEAKRLLKGLLSHAQALAWKPARIDYFATSLPEMLLFEEDLAFQQETAALFLEAQARLGLGQKARAHTLLTEILRRDPSHAFAQDLRGNF; encoded by the coding sequence ATGCGAACCGTCTCCGTCCGCCGCGCTACCGTCGAGATGCCCACCTACGCGCCTCGAGCCCCTGACCGCAACCCGATGTTCTTGGAGAAGCGCGTCTACCAGGGCTCGAGCGGACGCATCTACCCACTGCCCTTCATCGATCGGATCGCCGAGGAGGCCGTGCTTCAGCCGTGGGACGCGGTGTTTCTGGAGAACGCGTTCTTGCAGCTCATGCTGCTGCCCCAGTTGGGAGGCCGCATCCACCGGGCCCTCGACAAGACCCATGGCTACGACCTGATCTATTACCAGCCGGTCATCAAGCCGGCGTTGGTGGGGCTCGCGGGACCGTGGATCAGCGGCGGCATCGAGTTCAACTGGCCCCAGCACCACCGCCCCTCGACGTTCATGCCGGCCGATGTGTCCGTGGAGCACGAGCCGGAGGGCGCCATCACCCTCTGGATGTCGGAGCACGATCCGATGGCCCGCATGAAGGGCATGCATGGCGTCCGGCTGCGGCCAGACAGCGCGGTGATCGAACTCCGGGTGCGTGTCTACAACCGCACCGCCGATGTCCAGACATTCCTCTGGTGGGCCAACGCCGCCGTCCGCGTGCACGAGCGTTACCAGTCGTTCTTTCCGCCGGATGTCTCGTATGTGGCTGACCACGCCAAGCGCGCCATGAGCACGTACCCGCGTGCCTCGGGCCCCTATTATGGCGTGGATTACGCGGCCCGTGCCCGCCAGGGGGTTCCTCCGGAGGAGCGGCCCCGCCGTGACCCGGCCGATGCCGCCGATGGCTTTCCTCCGCCACCTCCGGATGACCTGTCCTGGTACGCCAACATTCCCGTTCCCACGTCATACATGGCCATGGGGAGTCAGGAAGACTTCTTCGGTGGGTACGACCATCGGGCCCGCGCGGGCATCGTGCACGTGGCGGATCACCACATCGCGCCCGGGAAGAAGCAGTGGACTTGGGGCAACCACGCGTTCGGCCGTGCGTGGGACCGGCAGCTCACGGAGCCGGACGCGAAGGGAGAATACGCGCCGTACATCGAGCTGATGGCGGGAGTCTTCACCGACAACCAGCCGGACTTCTCCTTCCTCCAGCCAGGAGAGACCAAGACCTGGAGCCAATACTGGTATCCCCTCCGAGAAACCGGTCCAGTTCAGCAAGCCAATCTCGATGCGGCCGTCCACCTCTCGGTTCGAGATGACGAGGTGAGGGTCGCGGTGGCCGCTCCAGCGCCCCTTCCCGGAGCAGAGATCCGGCTGGAAGCCCGTGGGAAGGTGCTGAAGCGGTGGAAGCGGGAGCTGGGCCCCGCGCGCCCCTTCGTCGGGACGGTGGCGCTGCCGAGGGAAACAGGGGTCGAGGCGCTGACGCTCTCTGTCCGGGCAGGGGATGGCCGGGAACTGCTGCGCCATACTCCGCGTGCGCCCTCCCAGGGACCGCTCCCGGAGGCCGCCACCGAGTCACCCATCCCCTCCCAGGTCGAGAGCACGGATGAGCTCTACCTGACGGGCGTGCACCTGGAGCAGTACCGGCACGCCACGCGCGCGCCCGAGGCGTATTGGAGGGAAGCGCTTCGCCGGGATTCAGGGGACGCTCGCTGCCACACGGCGCTCGGCCGTTGGCACCTGCGGCGGGGAGAGCTGTCCGAGGCGGAGGTTCACCTGCGGGCTGCGATGGCCCGGCTCACCCTGCGCAATCCCAACCCCTCCGACGGCGAGGCCCATTACCAGCTTGGCCGGTGCTTGCGTTTGCGCGCGTGGGCGCTGGGCCCCGAGGAGACAGGGGAGGCCACCGCGCTGCGGCGTGATTCGGAAGCGGCCTTTCACAAGGCAACTTGGAATCAAGCCTGGCGAGGGGCGTCCGCGCTGGCCCTGGCGGAGCTGGCCTGTCAGCGGAAGGACTGGCAGGCCGCGCTGGTCCAGACAGAAGAATCCCTGCACCTCGATACACAGCAGCTCCGGGCGCGAGACCTGCGCGCGGTGATCCTTCGCCAGCTCGGGCGTGGCCAGGAGGCTTCCGCGGCGTTGGCGGACACCCTCCGGATGGACCCACTCGACTGGTGGGCGCGAGATCTTTCGGGGGAGCCCCTGACGTGTGACAACCAGGTTCGGCTCGATCTGGCTTGGGACTACGCGCAGGCTGGCTTCTACGGCGAGGCGCGCCGTGTCCTCGAGCAGGCGCCTGGGGCGGCCGATGGGACGGCGCCCCTCATGGCCTACTCCCGTGCGTTCTTTCACGAACAGGACGGTGAAGCCCGCGAGGCCAAGGCCCTGCGCCGCGCCGCCCGGGAGGCCGATCCCGCCTATTGTTTTCCCGCGCGGTTGGAGGAAGAGCTCGTGTTGCGGGCGGCGGTCCGGGCGGAGCCATCCGATGCCCGCGCACCGTTCTTCCTGGGCCATCTCCTCTATGACCGGCGCCGCCACGACGAGGCCATCGCCTGCTGGGAACAGGCGGTGCGCCGTGAGCCTGCCAATGCCATTGCTTGGAGAAACCTTGGCATTGCCTATTACAACGTCCGCAAGCAGCCCGCCCGAGCCCGCCGCGCCTACGAGCGGGCATTCAAAGCCAACCCTGGGGATGCCCGTCTGCTTTTCGAGAGGGATCAGCTCTGGAAGCGTTTGGGGACCGCACCTCGACGCCGCTTGCGTGAGCTTCAGCGGCATCTGTCATCGGTGCGAGAGAGGGATGATCTCGCCATCGAGCTGTGTGCGCTCTACAACCAGACAGGCCAGTCCGGGAAGGCCCGGGAGCTTCTGGCCTCCCGCCGGTTCCAGCCGTGGGAAGGCGGCGAGGGCCTTGTCCTGGGGCAGCACCTGCGCACCCACCTTCTGCTGGGCCGGGCCGCGCTCGCCGCCGGACGTGCCGCAGAGGCCCGGAAATTGTTCGAGGCGGCCCGCGCCGAGCCTGCTCATCTGGGCGAGGCTCGGCACCTCCTGGCGAGCCAAGGGGAGCTCGATTTCTGGAGGGGAGAGGCGCTTGCCGCCGAGGGAAACCCGGAGGGAGCAAGAAGCGCCTGGCATGCAGCGGCCTCCTTCCGGGGAGATTTCCAGAAGATGGCCGTCCGTCCATTCTCAGAGATGACTTACTGGTCCGCGCTCGCCTGCACGCGGCTGGGCCGGAGGGCCGAAGCAAAGCGCTTGTTGAAAGGTTTGCTGAGCCATGCCCAGGCGCTGGCGTGGAAGCCCGCAAGGATCGATTACTTCGCGACCTCTCTTCCGGAAATGCTGCTCTTCGAAGAAGATCTGGCCTTCCAACAGGAGACGGCGGCTTTGTTTCTCGAAGCGCAGGCCCGTCTCGGCCTCGGTCAGAAGGCCCGTGCCCATACCCTGCTGACAGAGATTCTGCGGCGTGATCCAAGCCATGCTTTTGCACAGGATTTACGGGGAAACTTTTGA
- a CDS encoding WD40/YVTN/BNR-like repeat-containing protein, protein MPLNAQFPIPALPWHPGGGASAVRATLQRAALLACLLLTASLHASQPITPIGGGNALTLPAQRHVVRLVPPNGDAVWLLALQQDGQQGHGLGFFRSEDEGQTWRYAHPIQNDQTHRDTADLLPVGTDVALVYSYEGPSLGGSPRHDVYFQWWRYEASTQDWLPSPAVRVFDSTLSTTGYTRAELARDSQGRLWVQAFFLEPDGTHTAVASVSEDEGLTFQPQASLAQLSMRGGGRLLHLGDRLLFVYGHHGVSPAWFRVRMDTALVDAWQPEQQAFPEGIYHGAALSAVSPGEGRMHLVYKDVSERLLYRAFDGKAFSPPTLLDSKSDWALQPAATLVGEELVVFGNAVVTPGTNYALTARVLSNGGFGPPQVLESTPRFRGYPTAPERLPASSSRVPCIYGEAPDAATGGEATITFLSLPEGPLRPGLEIVHTNTSHRMLAVAPSGTAYALKLDDSSSRLYASTDGARTWNFKARHPLGGSFRIMSALADGTLLANTSRDGLHSLSRSADGGTTWSEVLALGNFRMLTPHSIAELDGTVYFLEYQSVTGQDTPIRLYASDDRGLTWQVRQTFTGHRHGHGLTADPARHALWAFFGDTTRQSGTFRSADAGHSWVRLLGGQEGCVVDAVPLGDGSLLFGQDISYLPQRPHIAQLSPDGTYAALVQLTGPAYSTYALKRGGFVAGIAREPGGDIYPPSEVSAHVWGSLDGVDWQDLRSYPRLDPNANVRADVYFELPSGLLVLQFENAQGFGPGGMGYQLVRITRTSAAP, encoded by the coding sequence ATGCCACTGAATGCGCAGTTCCCAATTCCTGCCTTGCCTTGGCATCCTGGAGGTGGCGCATCGGCGGTCCGGGCAACACTTCAACGCGCCGCCCTGCTCGCCTGCTTGCTCCTCACGGCGAGCCTCCACGCCTCACAGCCCATCACGCCCATCGGGGGCGGCAACGCGCTGACGCTCCCCGCCCAGCGGCACGTGGTGCGGCTCGTGCCTCCCAACGGGGACGCTGTCTGGCTGTTGGCGCTTCAGCAGGATGGGCAGCAGGGACATGGGCTTGGCTTCTTCCGCAGTGAGGACGAGGGCCAGACGTGGCGCTACGCTCACCCCATCCAGAATGATCAGACCCACCGCGACACGGCGGACCTGCTCCCCGTGGGCACGGACGTGGCGCTGGTCTACTCCTACGAGGGTCCTTCCCTCGGAGGCTCTCCCCGCCACGACGTCTACTTCCAGTGGTGGCGCTATGAGGCGAGCACCCAGGACTGGCTCCCCTCGCCCGCCGTCCGCGTCTTCGACTCCACCCTGAGCACCACCGGCTACACGCGCGCGGAGCTTGCCCGGGACTCGCAAGGCCGGTTGTGGGTGCAGGCCTTCTTCCTCGAGCCAGACGGCACCCACACCGCCGTGGCCTCCGTGAGCGAAGACGAGGGCCTCACCTTCCAGCCTCAGGCGTCCCTGGCCCAACTCTCCATGAGAGGCGGCGGCAGGCTCCTGCACCTGGGGGACCGGCTCCTCTTCGTCTACGGACACCATGGCGTGTCCCCGGCATGGTTCCGGGTCCGCATGGACACGGCGCTGGTGGACGCGTGGCAACCAGAGCAGCAGGCCTTTCCCGAGGGCATCTACCATGGGGCAGCGCTCAGCGCGGTGTCACCCGGCGAGGGGCGGATGCACCTTGTCTACAAGGACGTCTCCGAGCGGCTGCTCTACCGAGCTTTTGATGGCAAGGCATTCAGCCCTCCCACCCTTCTGGACAGCAAGAGTGACTGGGCCCTTCAGCCAGCAGCCACGCTCGTGGGCGAGGAGCTCGTCGTCTTCGGCAACGCCGTCGTCACCCCGGGCACGAATTACGCGCTCACCGCGCGCGTGCTCTCGAATGGCGGCTTTGGCCCTCCCCAAGTGCTGGAGAGCACCCCGCGCTTCCGCGGCTACCCCACGGCCCCCGAGCGCCTGCCGGCCTCGTCCTCGCGCGTGCCGTGCATCTACGGCGAGGCGCCCGACGCGGCCACGGGGGGCGAGGCCACCATCACCTTCCTCTCCCTGCCAGAGGGCCCGCTTCGGCCCGGCCTGGAGATAGTGCACACCAACACGTCGCACCGCATGCTGGCGGTCGCACCTTCGGGGACGGCGTATGCGCTGAAGCTGGACGACTCGTCCAGCCGCCTCTATGCGAGCACGGATGGCGCGCGGACGTGGAACTTCAAAGCGCGGCACCCCCTCGGCGGTTCCTTCCGCATCATGTCCGCGCTGGCGGACGGCACGCTGCTGGCCAACACCAGCCGCGACGGCCTCCACTCGCTCTCCCGCTCCGCGGATGGCGGTACCACTTGGAGCGAAGTCCTCGCCCTCGGCAACTTCCGCATGCTCACGCCCCACAGCATCGCGGAGCTCGATGGCACCGTGTATTTCCTCGAGTATCAGTCCGTCACCGGCCAGGACACGCCCATCCGGCTCTACGCAAGCGATGACCGGGGCCTCACCTGGCAGGTGCGGCAAACCTTCACCGGCCACCGCCATGGCCACGGGCTGACGGCGGACCCGGCGCGCCATGCCCTGTGGGCCTTCTTCGGAGACACCACCCGTCAGTCAGGCACCTTTCGCTCGGCGGACGCAGGCCACTCGTGGGTGCGTCTCCTCGGAGGCCAGGAGGGGTGCGTGGTCGACGCGGTGCCGCTCGGGGATGGCAGCCTGCTCTTCGGGCAGGACATCTCCTACCTGCCGCAGCGGCCGCACATCGCCCAGCTCTCGCCGGACGGAACTTATGCCGCGCTGGTTCAGCTCACCGGCCCCGCCTACTCCACCTACGCGCTGAAACGCGGGGGTTTCGTGGCGGGCATCGCCCGTGAGCCGGGAGGAGACATCTATCCGCCCAGCGAGGTGAGCGCGCATGTCTGGGGCAGCCTTGATGGCGTGGACTGGCAGGATCTGCGCAGCTACCCCCGACTGGACCCCAACGCGAACGTCCGTGCCGACGTCTACTTCGAGCTGCCCTCGGGGCTGCTCGTCCTCCAATTCGAGAATGCCCAGGGCTTCGGACCTGGAGGCATGGGCTACCAGCTCGTCCGGATAACCCGGACGAGCGCTGCCCCGTGA
- a CDS encoding family 2B encapsulin nanocompartment shell protein, whose amino-acid sequence MANPVNTAGGGEVEKHQTSLGTDAARQLATTTKSRPQMEGISSRWLLRILPWVEVPGGVYRVNRRLTYAVGDGRLSFSNIGAKVEVVPQELCELPLLRGLEGDDALLRALASRFVQREYKPGELIVEAGKPADHVYLLAHGKAKKLGMGKYGDPVTLDMLADGDHFGDQAVVESNDFWKFTVQAVTPCTVLVLPQKVFEDLIQQSPALLAHVSDFKERLKKPQDKAGQAAIELSAGHSGEPRLPETFVDYELTPREYELNVAQTMLRLHTRVTDLFNDPMNQKDEQVRLTIEALRERQEYEMINNRDFGLLHNADLKQRVQTRSGPPTPDDLDELLSRRRKSRYFLAHPRTIAAFGRECTRRGLYPTGVEVEGRKFMAWRGVPLLPCDKIPISETRTSSIIVMRTGKDDQGVVGLRQTGIPDEVEPGLSVRRMEVNEKAVASYLVSTYFSAAVLIPDALGVLENVELGG is encoded by the coding sequence ATGGCGAATCCGGTCAATACGGCTGGCGGTGGTGAGGTTGAGAAGCATCAGACGAGCCTGGGCACGGACGCTGCCCGGCAGCTGGCGACGACGACCAAGTCGCGGCCGCAGATGGAAGGAATCTCTTCCCGGTGGCTGCTGCGGATCCTCCCCTGGGTGGAGGTGCCTGGGGGCGTGTACCGCGTCAACCGCCGCTTGACCTATGCCGTGGGGGATGGGCGCCTGAGTTTCAGCAACATCGGCGCCAAGGTGGAAGTGGTTCCCCAAGAGCTTTGCGAGCTGCCCCTGCTGCGCGGCCTGGAGGGCGATGATGCGCTGCTTAGAGCCCTTGCCAGCCGCTTCGTTCAGCGGGAGTACAAGCCCGGCGAGCTCATCGTTGAGGCAGGCAAGCCTGCTGACCACGTGTACCTGCTCGCCCATGGCAAGGCCAAGAAGCTGGGGATGGGCAAGTATGGCGATCCGGTCACCCTCGACATGCTGGCCGATGGGGACCACTTCGGTGACCAGGCGGTGGTGGAGTCGAATGACTTCTGGAAGTTCACCGTTCAGGCGGTGACGCCCTGCACGGTGCTGGTCCTTCCACAGAAGGTGTTCGAGGATCTGATCCAGCAGTCCCCGGCGTTGCTCGCTCACGTCTCGGACTTCAAGGAGCGCCTGAAGAAGCCCCAGGACAAGGCCGGGCAAGCCGCCATCGAGCTGTCGGCCGGTCACTCCGGCGAGCCGAGGCTTCCGGAGACCTTCGTCGACTACGAGCTGACGCCCCGTGAGTACGAGCTGAACGTGGCCCAGACCATGCTCCGGCTCCATACCCGCGTCACGGATCTGTTCAATGATCCGATGAACCAGAAGGATGAGCAGGTCCGGCTCACCATCGAGGCCCTGCGCGAGCGGCAGGAGTACGAGATGATCAACAACCGGGACTTCGGGCTTCTGCACAACGCAGACCTCAAGCAGCGGGTCCAGACCCGCAGCGGGCCGCCCACCCCGGACGATCTGGACGAGCTGCTCAGCCGGCGCAGGAAGTCCCGGTACTTCCTGGCCCACCCGCGCACCATCGCCGCGTTCGGCCGGGAGTGCACCCGCCGCGGGCTCTACCCGACGGGCGTCGAGGTGGAGGGCCGCAAGTTCATGGCCTGGCGCGGCGTCCCCCTGCTGCCTTGCGACAAGATTCCCATCTCCGAGACGCGCACCAGCTCCATTATCGTGATGCGCACTGGGAAGGATGATCAGGGCGTCGTGGGGCTGCGCCAGACGGGTATCCCGGACGAGGTCGAGCCCGGGCTCTCCGTCCGGCGCATGGAAGTCAACGAGAAGGCCGTCGCCTCCTACCTCGTCAGCACGTATTTCTCCGCGGCGGTCCTGATTCCCGACGCGCTCGGAGTCCTCGAGAACGTCGAGCTCGGGGGCTGA